One Leopardus geoffroyi isolate Oge1 chromosome B1, O.geoffroyi_Oge1_pat1.0, whole genome shotgun sequence DNA window includes the following coding sequences:
- the MTUS1 gene encoding microtubule-associated tumor suppressor 1 isoform X8 — MGCSSSKMCLYPPCAATRREEALKQHKTLSQELVNLRGELVTASSTCEKLEKARNELQIAYEGFVQKLNQQHQTDLTELENRLKEFYTGECEKLQNIYIEEAEKYKNQLQEQFDNLNAAHETSKLEIEASHSEKIELLKKAYETSLSEIKKSHEIEKKSLEDMLFEKQESLEKQISDLKSENDALNEKLKSEEQKRISREKANLKNPQIMYLEQELESLKAVLEIKNEKLHQQDVKLMKMEKLVDNNTALVDKLKRFQQENEELKARMDKHMAISRQLSTEQAVLQESLEKESKVNKRLSMENEELLWKLHNGDLCSPKRSPTSAAVPFQPPRNSGSCPSPSISPR, encoded by the exons ATGGGCTGCTCCAGCAGCAAAATGTGTCTCTATCCTCCCTGTGCAGCAACAAGG CGGGAGGAAGCGCTGAAACAACACAAAACCCTATCCCAAGAACTTGTTAACCTTCGAGGAGAGCTAG TCACTGCTTCATCGACCtgtgagaaattagaaaaagccAGAAATGAGTTGCAAATAGCTTATGAAGGATTTGTGCAGAAGCTGAACCAGCAGCACCAGACCGATCTAACAGAGCTAGAGAATCGGCTTAAAGAATTTTACACCGGGGAGTGTGAAAAGCTCCAGAACATTTACATTGAAGAAGCGGAGAAGTACAAAAACCAACTGCAAGAGCAG tttgaCAACTTAAATGCTGCCCATGAAACCTCGAAGCTGGAAATTGAAGCTAGCCACTCAGAGAAAATTGAATTGCTGAAGAAAGCCTACGAAACCTCCCTTTCAG AAATCAAGAAAAgccatgaaatagaaaagaaatcccTCGAGGATATGCTTTTTGAGAAGCAGGAATCATTAGAG aaacaaATCAGTGATCTGAAGAGTGAAAATGatgctttaaatgaaaagttgaaatcagaagaacaaaaaagaatatcaagagagaaagcaaattta AAGAACCCTCAGATCATGTACCTGGAGCAAGAGTTAGAAAGCCTGAAAGCCGTGCTGGAGATCAAGAATGAAAAACTGCATCAGCAGGACGTCAAGTTAATGAAAATGGAGAAACTG GTGGACAACAACACAGCGCTGGTTGACAAACTGAAGCGATTCCAGCAGGAGAATGAGGAATTGAAAGCTCGGATGGACAAGCACATGGCAATTTCAAG GCAACTTTCCACTGAGCAGGCAGTTCTGCAGGAGTCCCTGGAGAAGGAGTCCAAAGTCAACAAGAGACTGTCCATGGAGAACGAGGAGCTGCTGTGGAAGCTGCACAATGGGGACCTGTGCAGCCCTAAGAGGTCCCCCACGTCCGCCGCCGTCCCCTTCCAGCCACCGAGGAACTCcggctcctgccccagccccagcatcTCACCCAGATGA